From the Anguilla anguilla isolate fAngAng1 chromosome 8, fAngAng1.pri, whole genome shotgun sequence genome, one window contains:
- the tap2a gene encoding antigen peptide transporter 2a isoform X2, whose product MREGKKMFAAAICLDQAVCCALHYGAALALPPSRNPSGVESLTQIWMLAALRWALVRLFCAVVPKSGSNDVLHRYLTAICLLSPVYESGMLVLFGKHPEHWSGSLSSPGKTLVAAAATATACLFWEVNLPDSRGESCESSNGTERKQRARALFMRVIRYSKPDVLFLCGAFVFLAFAVICEMFIPFYTGKVIDILGSHYQPSSFVAAIFYMGLFSVGSSLSAGLRGGLFMCSISRLNKRVRVMLFQALVRQEIGFFEVTKTGDLTSRLSTDTTLMSQSVAMNVNILLRSLIKTVGVLFLMVSLSWKLTLVTFIEVPLIAVSQKIYNTNYEKLSKDVQDSIARANDVAGECVAGIRTVRSFNTERCEAHRYDDRLMDTHNLKTRRDTVRAVYLLVRRLVSLGIQFLMLYYGRQLIRGGTMSTGNLVSFILYQENMGSHVGSLVYICGNMLNSVGAAAKVFEYLDRKPQVSAEGDLRPETLRGHVQFQNLTFSYPTRPDRPALQSFSLELKPGHMTALVGASGGGKSTCVSLLERFYQPQDGEILLDGQPLHRYQHKYLHSKVAMVGQEPVLFSGSIRDNIAYGLTDCPLERVQEAARRANAHDFISQLEQGYNTDVGERGSQLSGGQKQRIAIARALIREPQVLILDEVTSSLDTESEHMVRDSSTHPISLTHPISDPLKCSQRAKTW is encoded by the exons ATGAGGGAAGGCAAGAAGATGTTCGCAGCGGCAATATGCCTGGATCAGGCCGTCTGTTGCGCGTTGCACTACGGAGCGGCGCTTGCGCTACCGCCGTCGCGTAACCCCAGCGGTGTGGAGAGCCTGACGCAGATCTGGATGCTGGCGGCGCTCCGGTGGGCGCTAGTCCGCTTGTTCTGCGCGGTGGTGCCCAAATCAGGGAGCAACGACGTGCTTCACCGCTATCTGACGGCGATATGCCTCCTCAGTCCAGTGTACGAAAGCGGGATGTTGGTGCTGTTCGGGAAACACCCGGAGCACTGGAGCGGGTCGCTCTCGAGCCCGGGGAAAACTCTCGTAGCGGCGGCTGCCACGGCTACCGCCTGCCTCTTTTGGGAGGTGAACCTTCCGGACAGTCGCGGGGAGTCCTGTGAAAGCTCCAACGGGACGGAAAGGAAGCAGAGAGCCAGGGCGCTATTCATGCGGGTGATCCGCTACTCCAAGCCCGATGTTCTGTTTCTGTGCGGCGCGTTTGTCTTCCTCGCTTTCGCTGTCATAT GCGAGATGTTCATCCCGTTTTACACGGGGAAAGTGATTGACATTCTGGGATCTCACTACCAGCCAAGCAGCTTCGTGGCGGCTATCTTCTACATGGGACTCTTCTCAGTGGGCAG CTCCCTGTCTGCGGGACTCAGAGGAGGGCTCTTCATGTGCAGCATATCCAGGCTGAATAAGAGAGTGCGTGTCATGCTCTTCCAGGCCCTCGTTAGGCAGGAGATCGGCTTCTTCGAGGTCACCAAAACAG gggaTCTCACGTCCCGCCTCTCCACTGACACCACCCTGATGAGCCAATCGGTGGCCATGAATGTGAACATCCTTCTACGCAGCCTCATTAAGACGGTGGGCGTTCTGTTCCTCATGGTCAGCCTGTCCTGGAAGCTCACACTGGTCACCTTCATCGAGGTTCCGCTCATCGCCGTCTCCCAGAAGATCTACAACACCAACTACGAA AAACTGTCCAAGGACGTGCAGGACTCCATCGCCCGTGCGAACGACGTGGCTGGGGAGTGTGTGGCGGGCATTAGGACCGTGCGGAGTTTCAATACGGAGCGGTGTGAGGCGCATCGCTATGACGACAGACTGATGGACACCCACAACCTCAAGACCCGCAGAGACACCGTCAGGGCCGTCTACCTGCTTGTCCGCAGG cTGGTGTCTCTGGGAATTCAGTTCCTGATGCTGTACTACGGCCGCCAGCTCATCCGCGGGGGCACGATGAGCACGGGAAACCTGGTCTCCTTCATCCTCTACCAGGAAAACATGGGCTCCCACGTCGGG TCCCTAGTCTACATTTGTGGCAACATGCTGAATTCAGTGGGCGCGGCCGCCAAGGTGTTCGAGTACCTAGACAGGAAGCCGCAGGTGAGCGCGGAGGGCGACCTGCGGCCGGAGACCCTGCGGGGACACGTCCAGTTTCAGAACCTCACCTTCTCCTACCCAACCCGCCCCGACCGCCCCGCCCTCCAG AGTTTTTCCCTGGAGCTGAAgccaggtcacatgaccgccCTGGTGGGGGCCTCAGGTGGGGGGAAGAGCACCTGTGTGAGCCTGCTGGAGAGATTCTACCAGCCACAGGATGGAGAGATCCTATTGGATGGGCAGCCACTGCATCGCTACCAGCACAAGTACCTGCATAGCAAG GTGGCGATGGTGGGGCAGGAGCCTGTGCTCTTTTCTGGCTCCATCAGGGACAACATCGCCTACGGCCTGACAGACTGCCCCCTGGAGCGGGTGCAGGAAGCTGCACGCAGGGCCAACGCCCACGACTTCATCAGCCAGCTGGAGCAGGGCTacaacacag ATGTAGGTGAGCGGGGCAGTCAGCTGTCTGGGGGTCAGAAGCAGCGTATCGCCATCGCCCGAGCTCTGATCAGAGAGCCACAGGTCCTCATCCTGGACGAGGTCACCAGCAGCCTGGACACAGAGAGCGAACACATGGTGAGGGACAGTTCAACACATCCCATCAGTTTAACAC ATCCCATCTCAGACCCGCTAAAATGCTCACAGAGAGCGAAAACATGGTGA
- the tap2a gene encoding antigen peptide transporter 2a isoform X1, whose protein sequence is MREGKKMFAAAICLDQAVCCALHYGAALALPPSRNPSGVESLTQIWMLAALRWALVRLFCAVVPKSGSNDVLHRYLTAICLLSPVYESGMLVLFGKHPEHWSGSLSSPGKTLVAAAATATACLFWEVNLPDSRGESCESSNGTERKQRARALFMRVIRYSKPDVLFLCGAFVFLAFAVICEMFIPFYTGKVIDILGSHYQPSSFVAAIFYMGLFSVGSSLSAGLRGGLFMCSISRLNKRVRVMLFQALVRQEIGFFEVTKTGDLTSRLSTDTTLMSQSVAMNVNILLRSLIKTVGVLFLMVSLSWKLTLVTFIEVPLIAVSQKIYNTNYEKLSKDVQDSIARANDVAGECVAGIRTVRSFNTERCEAHRYDDRLMDTHNLKTRRDTVRAVYLLVRRLVSLGIQFLMLYYGRQLIRGGTMSTGNLVSFILYQENMGSHVGSLVYICGNMLNSVGAAAKVFEYLDRKPQVSAEGDLRPETLRGHVQFQNLTFSYPTRPDRPALQSFSLELKPGHMTALVGASGGGKSTCVSLLERFYQPQDGEILLDGQPLHRYQHKYLHSKVAMVGQEPVLFSGSIRDNIAYGLTDCPLERVQEAARRANAHDFISQLEQGYNTDVGERGSQLSGGQKQRIAIARALIREPQVLILDEVTSSLDTESEHMIQQALASCPSQTLLVIAHRLKTVEKADHIVVIDKGAVLEQGTHQELMDRKGNYYKLREGLFSEKESSGSPAESKPLNQ, encoded by the exons ATGAGGGAAGGCAAGAAGATGTTCGCAGCGGCAATATGCCTGGATCAGGCCGTCTGTTGCGCGTTGCACTACGGAGCGGCGCTTGCGCTACCGCCGTCGCGTAACCCCAGCGGTGTGGAGAGCCTGACGCAGATCTGGATGCTGGCGGCGCTCCGGTGGGCGCTAGTCCGCTTGTTCTGCGCGGTGGTGCCCAAATCAGGGAGCAACGACGTGCTTCACCGCTATCTGACGGCGATATGCCTCCTCAGTCCAGTGTACGAAAGCGGGATGTTGGTGCTGTTCGGGAAACACCCGGAGCACTGGAGCGGGTCGCTCTCGAGCCCGGGGAAAACTCTCGTAGCGGCGGCTGCCACGGCTACCGCCTGCCTCTTTTGGGAGGTGAACCTTCCGGACAGTCGCGGGGAGTCCTGTGAAAGCTCCAACGGGACGGAAAGGAAGCAGAGAGCCAGGGCGCTATTCATGCGGGTGATCCGCTACTCCAAGCCCGATGTTCTGTTTCTGTGCGGCGCGTTTGTCTTCCTCGCTTTCGCTGTCATAT GCGAGATGTTCATCCCGTTTTACACGGGGAAAGTGATTGACATTCTGGGATCTCACTACCAGCCAAGCAGCTTCGTGGCGGCTATCTTCTACATGGGACTCTTCTCAGTGGGCAG CTCCCTGTCTGCGGGACTCAGAGGAGGGCTCTTCATGTGCAGCATATCCAGGCTGAATAAGAGAGTGCGTGTCATGCTCTTCCAGGCCCTCGTTAGGCAGGAGATCGGCTTCTTCGAGGTCACCAAAACAG gggaTCTCACGTCCCGCCTCTCCACTGACACCACCCTGATGAGCCAATCGGTGGCCATGAATGTGAACATCCTTCTACGCAGCCTCATTAAGACGGTGGGCGTTCTGTTCCTCATGGTCAGCCTGTCCTGGAAGCTCACACTGGTCACCTTCATCGAGGTTCCGCTCATCGCCGTCTCCCAGAAGATCTACAACACCAACTACGAA AAACTGTCCAAGGACGTGCAGGACTCCATCGCCCGTGCGAACGACGTGGCTGGGGAGTGTGTGGCGGGCATTAGGACCGTGCGGAGTTTCAATACGGAGCGGTGTGAGGCGCATCGCTATGACGACAGACTGATGGACACCCACAACCTCAAGACCCGCAGAGACACCGTCAGGGCCGTCTACCTGCTTGTCCGCAGG cTGGTGTCTCTGGGAATTCAGTTCCTGATGCTGTACTACGGCCGCCAGCTCATCCGCGGGGGCACGATGAGCACGGGAAACCTGGTCTCCTTCATCCTCTACCAGGAAAACATGGGCTCCCACGTCGGG TCCCTAGTCTACATTTGTGGCAACATGCTGAATTCAGTGGGCGCGGCCGCCAAGGTGTTCGAGTACCTAGACAGGAAGCCGCAGGTGAGCGCGGAGGGCGACCTGCGGCCGGAGACCCTGCGGGGACACGTCCAGTTTCAGAACCTCACCTTCTCCTACCCAACCCGCCCCGACCGCCCCGCCCTCCAG AGTTTTTCCCTGGAGCTGAAgccaggtcacatgaccgccCTGGTGGGGGCCTCAGGTGGGGGGAAGAGCACCTGTGTGAGCCTGCTGGAGAGATTCTACCAGCCACAGGATGGAGAGATCCTATTGGATGGGCAGCCACTGCATCGCTACCAGCACAAGTACCTGCATAGCAAG GTGGCGATGGTGGGGCAGGAGCCTGTGCTCTTTTCTGGCTCCATCAGGGACAACATCGCCTACGGCCTGACAGACTGCCCCCTGGAGCGGGTGCAGGAAGCTGCACGCAGGGCCAACGCCCACGACTTCATCAGCCAGCTGGAGCAGGGCTacaacacag ATGTAGGTGAGCGGGGCAGTCAGCTGTCTGGGGGTCAGAAGCAGCGTATCGCCATCGCCCGAGCTCTGATCAGAGAGCCACAGGTCCTCATCCTGGACGAGGTCACCAGCAGCCTGGACACAGAGAGCGAACACATG ATTCAGCAGGCATTGGCTAGCTGCCCTTCCCAGACTCTGCTGGTGATTGCCCATAGGCTGAAGACAGTGGAGAAGGCGGATCACATTGTGGTGATTGACAAGGGGGCGGTGCTAGAGCAAGGGACTCACCAGGAGCTGATGGACAGGAAGGGGAACTACTACAAACTCAGAGAGGGGCTGTTCTCCGAAAAAGAGTCCAGCGGTTCGCCTGCCGAGAGCAAACCGCTGAACCAGTGA
- the psmb9a gene encoding proteasome subunit beta type-9: protein MQGGTVSDCSSKGLKMGTTIIAIEFEGGVVLGSDSRVSAGESVVNKVMNKLSPLHDKIYCALSGSAADAQTIAEIVNYQLDVHSVEVGEDPLVRSAATLVRNISYKYKEELSAHLIVAGWDRRQGGQVFATLNGLLSRQPFAVGGSGSFYVYGFVDAEYKPGMSKEETQRFVINTLALAMSRDGSSGGVAFLVTIDSKGVEEKCILGNQLPTFHDPEARENKK from the exons ACGACCATCATCGCCATCGAATTTGAGGGTGGAGTGGTGTTAGGGTCAGACTCCAGAGTCTCTGCTGG GGAATCCGTGGTGAACAAGGTGATGAACAAGCTCTCCCCCCTCCACGATAAGATCTACTGTGCCCTTTCGGGATCCGCCGCCGATGCTCAGACCATCGCGGAGATCGTCAACTATCAGCTGGACGTTCACAG TGTGGAGGTAGGAGAGGACCCGCTGGTTCGTTCTGCGGCTACGTTAGTGAGGAACATCTCCTATAAGTATAAGGAGGAGCTGTCTGCCCATCTCATCGTCGCAGGCTGGGACAGGCGACAAGGTGGACAG gtgTTTGCGACTCTAAACGGGCTCCTGTCCCGGCAGCCCTTCGCCGTGGGCGGCTCCGGAAGTTTCTACGTCTACGGCTTCGTTGACGCCGAGTACAAGCCGGGCATGAGCAAGGAGGAGACCCAGCGGTTTGTCATCAACA ctctcgcCCTAGCCATGAGCCGAGATGGGTCAAGTGGGGGTGTGGCTTTCCTCGTTACCATTGACAGCAAAGGTGTTGAGGagaagtgcattctgggaaatcaGCTACCAACTTTCCATGACCCTGAAgcgagagaaaataaaaaataa